In one window of Ruminococcus albus AD2013 DNA:
- a CDS encoding V-type ATP synthase subunit F, whose translation MKFYLLSDNIDTQMGMRLAGIEGKVVHGEKEVAQALDEAMEMKDVGIVLMTEKALKECPDKVMDYKLNRATPLIVEIPDRHATANISDTISKYLAEAVGIKL comes from the coding sequence AATTCTATTTGCTCAGCGATAATATAGATACCCAGATGGGTATGAGGCTGGCAGGTATCGAGGGCAAGGTCGTACACGGTGAAAAAGAGGTAGCGCAGGCGCTGGATGAAGCGATGGAAATGAAGGACGTTGGAATAGTCCTGATGACAGAAAAGGCGCTGAAAGAGTGTCCTGACAAGGTCATGGACTACAAGCTCAACCGTGCGACTCCCCTTATTGTTGAGATACCCGACAGACACGCCACAGCGAATATCTCAGATACGATATCAAAGTATCTGGCTGAGGCTGTTGGCATAAAGCTGTAA